The following are encoded in a window of Arvicanthis niloticus isolate mArvNil1 chromosome 1, mArvNil1.pat.X, whole genome shotgun sequence genomic DNA:
- the Lypd5 gene encoding ly6/PLAUR domain-containing protein 5 has product MGIPRIFLLCFLGSVLCLTGSQALQCYSYEHTYFGPFDLSAMKLPSVSCPQGCSEVVLSLDTGYRSLVTMVRKGCWTGPTTGPMQTNQDALPPDYAVVRGCATDYCNTDLKTHDALPNLSQAPNPPTLSGTECYACLGTHPEDCSPEKSRRVQCHKDQSACFQGNGRMNIGNFSVPVYIRTCHRPSCTTMGTTSPWTSIDLQGYCCEGHLCNRASVTQTLPGTTSSAPPQSPRILTLLIAAPLLAIALGASVGLPA; this is encoded by the exons ATGGGGATCCCCAGGATCTTCCTGCTCTGCTTCCTTGGGAGCGTGCTCTGCCTGACAG GCTCCCAGGCCCTGCAGTGCTACAGCTACGAGCACACCTACTTCGGGCCCTTCGACCTCAGCGCCATGAAGCTCCCCAGTGTCTCTTGTCCTCAGGGGTGCTCTGAGGTGGTCTTGTCGCTGGATACCG GTTACCGCAGCCTGGTGACAATGGTCCGGAAAGGATGCTGGACGGGCCCCACTACCGGCCCCATGCAGACCAACCAGgatgctctgcctcctgactacgCGGTGGTCCGAGGCTGTGCCACTGACTACTGCAACACTGACCTCAAGACTCACGACGCCCTCCCCAACCTGAGCCAAG CGCCTAACCCACCGACGCTCAGTGGCACCGAGTGCTATGCCTGCTTGGGGACCCACCCTGAAGACTGTTCCCCTGAGAAGTCTCGACGGGTCCAGTGCCACAAGGACCAGAGCGCCTGTTTTCAGGGCAACGGCCGGATGAATATTG gcAACTTCTCGGTGCCCGTGTACATACGGACCTGCCACCGGCCCTCCTGCACCACCATGGGCACCACCAGCCCCTGGACGTCCATCGACCTGCAGGGTTACTGCTGCGAGGGCCACCTCTGTAACAGGGCCTCGGTGACACAGACCCTCCCTGGCACCACGTCCTCGGCCCCTCCCCAGTCTCCCCGAATCCTGACCCTGCTGATCGCTGCTCCGCTCCTGGCCATCGCTCTGGGGGCATCTGTCGGGCTCCCCGCATAG
- the Kcnn4 gene encoding intermediate conductance calcium-activated potassium channel protein 4, which yields MGGELVTGLGALRRRKRLLEQEKRVAGWALVLAGTGIGLMVLHAEMLWFLGCKWVLYLLLVKCLITLSTAFLLCLIVVFHAKEVQLFMTDNGLRDWRVALTRRQVAQILLELLVCGVHPVPLRSPHCALAGEGTDAQPWPGFLGEGEALLSLAMLLRLYLVPRAVLLRSGVLINASYRSIGALNQVRFRHWFVAKLYMNTHPGRLLLGLTLGLWLTTAWVLSVAERQAVNATGHLTDTLWLIPITFLTIGYGDVVPGTIWGKIVCLCTGVMGVCCTALLVAVVARKLEFNKAEKHVHNFMMDIHYAKEMKESAARLLQEAWMYYKHTRRKDSRAARRHQRKMLAAIHTFRQVRLKHRKLREQVNSMVDISKMHIILCDLQLGLSASHRALEKRIDGLAGKLDALTELLGTALQQQQLSEPSQEAT from the exons ATGGGCGGGGAGCTGGTGACTGGCCTGGGGGCCCTGAGACGGAGAAAGCGCCTGCTGGAGCAGGAGAAGAGGGTGGCTGGCTGGGCGCTGGTGCTGGCGGGAACTGGCATCGGACTCATGGTCCTGCACGCTGAGATGTTGTGGTTCCTGGGTTGCAAG TGGGTGCTGTACCTCCTCCTGGTTAAGTGTTTGATCACCCTGTCCACTGCCTTCCTCCTTTGTCTTATTGTGGTCTTCCATGCCAAGGAGGTCCAG CTGTTCATGACTGACAACGGGCTCCGAGACTGGCGCGTGGCGCTGACCCGGCGGCAGGTGGCGCAGATCCTGCTGGAGCTTCTGGTGTGCGGGGTGCACCCGGTGCCCCTACGGAGCCCGCACTGCGCCCTGGCGGGGGAGGGCACCGACGCGCAGCCCTGGCCGGGCTTCCTGGGCGAAGGCGAGGCGTTGCTGTCCCTGGCCATGCTGCTGCGTCTCTACCTGGTGCCCCGCGCGGTGCTGCTGCGCAGCGGGGTCCTGATCAATGCGTCCTACCGCAGCATCGGGGCGCTCAACCAAGTCCGCTTCCGCCACTGGTTCGTGGCCAAGCTATACATGAACACGCACCCGGGTCGCCTGCTGCTGGGCCTCACGCTGGGCCTCTGGCTCACCACAGCTTGGGTGCTGTCTGTGGCCGAGAG GCAGGCTGTCAATGCCACGGGGCACCTCACAGACACACTGTGGCTCATACCAATCACATTCCTGACCATCGGCTATGGGGACGTGGTACCCGGGACCATATGGGGCAAGATTGTCTGCCTATGCACCGGAGTCATG GGGGTCTGCTGCACGGCTCTCCTGGTGGCTGTGGTGGCCCGGAAGCTGGAGTTCAACAAGGCGGAGAAACACGTGCACAACTTCATGATGGACATCCATTACGCCAAGGAG ATGAAGGAGTCAGCTGCGCGGCTGCTGCAGGAGGCCTGGATGTACTACAAGCACACTCGAAGGAAGGACTCCCGAGCTGCCCGCAGGCATCAGCGAAAGATGCTGGCTGCCATCCACAC GTTCCGCCAGGTACGGCTGAAACACCGGAAGCTCCGGGAACAAGTGAATTCCATGGTGGACATCTCCAAG ATGCACATAATCCTGTGCGACCTGCAGCTGGGTCTCAGCGCATCGCACCGTGCTCTGGAGAAGAGAATCGACGGGCTGGCAGGAAAGCTGGATGCCCTGACGGAGCTGCTCGGCACTGCCCTGCAGCAACAGCAGCTCTCAGAACCCAGCCAGGAGGCCACATAG